The nucleotide sequence TCGCCAGCGGGCAGAACTCCACGCTCACCGGCACCCTCGCCGGACAAATCGTGATGGAGGGCTTTCTCGATCTGCGCCTCCGCCCCTGGGTGCGGCGCCTGATCACGCGCGGCATTGCCATCATCCCCGCCGTCATCGTCTCCGCCATGTCCGGCGCGAGCGGCACCGCTCGGCTCTTGGTGCTCAGCCAGGTCATTCTCTCGCTCCAACTGTCGTTTGCCGTCTTCCCCCTCGTGCAATTCACGAGCGATCGTGCCAAGATGGGAGAGTTCGTCAACGCCAAGTGGCTCAAACTCCTCGCCTGGGTCGTGGCTTTCGTGATTGCCGGCCTCAACCTCTGGCTTCTCGTGCAGACTTTCCGCGGATGGTGGTCCTGATGTATCGGCGCCTGCTTGTCCCCCTCGAACATTCCAGCACCGACGAAACCATCCTCACGCACGTGTGCGCCCTCGCGCGCCACTGCGGTGCGGCGATCGTGCTCATTCACGTCGCCGACGGATTCGCCGCGCGCAATCTCGACCAACTCAAGCTCCGCGAGTCCGAAGAGATTCGAAAAGATCGCGATTACCTCGACGCCACCGCCGCCCGCCTCGCCGCCGACGGATTTCAAGTGGACGCCGTGCTCGCGAGCGGCGATCCCGCCTCCGAAATCGCGGCCGCCGCGCTCCGCGAACAGTGTGACCTCATTGCGATGGGGACGCACGGGCATCGGTTTGTGAAAGATCTGCTCTACGGCTCTGTCGCGAACGAAGTGCGCCACAAGTCGATGGTGCCCGTGCTGCTCGTGCGCGACCCGAACCCGTCGGCGTGATGAATCGGTTCCGCTGCGCAGGAATTGCGTGATGGCCACCCGTCGCACCGCTGAGCCCTCGCACGGCGCCCTTACCGGCCAAGCCGAGGACTATCTCAAGGTCATCTATGAGAAGGAGCAGGGCGGGGAGCCCGCTGCGACGACCGCTATTGCCACCGCATTAGGTGTCGCACCGGCGAGTGTGAGCGGTATGCTCCAGCGGCTCGCACGGCTCGGACTCGTGAAGGTTGAGCGCTACCGCGGT is from Gemmatimonadota bacterium and encodes:
- a CDS encoding universal stress protein, whose translation is MVVLMYRRLLVPLEHSSTDETILTHVCALARHCGAAIVLIHVADGFAARNLDQLKLRESEEIRKDRDYLDATAARLAADGFQVDAVLASGDPASEIAAAALREQCDLIAMGTHGHRFVKDLLYGSVANEVRHKSMVPVLLVRDPNPSA